The Chloroflexus aggregans DSM 9485 genome segment AATTGGCCCTCCTCGCCAAGACGGCCGATCTGGAAGTAGTCGGTCGGATTTTTCAACGTTTACCCGAACCGCAACCCAAGTTTTTTATCGGTCCCGGTAAAGTGAAAGAGGTGGCGGCACTGCGCGAGCAGACGCAAGCCGATCTCATCGTGTTCGACGATGAACTTAGTCCGGCCCAGATCCGTAATCTTGAAGAGGAGTTACAAACGCAAGTTATTGACCGTACTGCGTTGATCCTCGATATTTTTGCCCGTCACGCTCGCACTCACGAGGGGCGCTTGCAGGTTGAATTGGCCCAGTATCAGTACCTTTTGCCGCGTCTGCGCCGACAGTGGACGCACCTTGAACGACAGACCGGTACCAGTGGTGGTACTTCAGCCGGTGGTATGGTCGGTCTGCGCGGCCCCGGTGAGACGCAGCTCGAAATTGACCGCCGCTTGATCGAACGCCGGATCGCGTGGCTGAAAGAGCAATTGGCCGATGTTCACCGTCATCGCGAGTTGTACCGTCAGCGTCGGCGTCAGACCGGTGTACCGATTATCGCACTGGTCGGCTATACCAACGCCGGCAAGAGTACCTTACTCAACGCGATGACCGGTGCCGATGTGTTGGCGGAAGATAAGCTGTTTGCTACCCTCGATCCGACTACGCGGCAGGTGTTGTTGCCCGGTAATACCGTTGCGCTGATGACCGATACCGTCGGTTTTATCCAAAAATTACCACCCCAACTGATCGCTGCATTTCGGGCTACTCTTGAAGAAATTGAGGAAGCCGATCTGTTGTTGCACGTGGTTGATGTGACCCATCGTAATGCTCAAGAGCATGCACAGACGGTTGAGCAGACTCTCCGCGAGCTAAAGGTCGATCACAAGCCGATCTTGACGGTTCTCAACAAGATCGATTTGCTCGAGGGAGCAACTGCTGAGGGTATTGACCAGATCGCTGCTGAGATGGGTCTGCCCGGTGATATTGTGGCCGTGTCAGCCCGGCGAGGCTGGGGGTTGCAGACGCTTGGTGAGCGGATTGTGGCGACGTTGGCACAACGCATGGTACGGGTTGATGCCTTGATCCCCTACCAGCGTAACGACCTCGTTGCGCTCTGGCGGCAGCGGGGGGTGATTGAGTTCGAAGAATTCAGTAGCGATGGCGCGCATATCGTTGGCCGACTGCCGCCGGCATTGGCGCCGCAGTTTGCTCGCTTTGCCCGGGCGTAGTGTTGTGATAGGTGTCTCGGATCGTTAGCATACAGCAATGCGACGGTAGCCTCGCTTGGTTGCGGGGCTACTGTTGCATGTAAACCCCCGCATTGGTGTACCTCTCGTGTCTTGGTTTTCCAACGTCGTTGAGTGATCGTGTGTCGCGGCCATCGTTCCTTACCCTCAAGAACGCGATGCGCAATACCGCACTGCTATCGTCTCCCCTATTCCAGCACTGATGCGGTGATGTGGTGGGATGCTCGGTAAGTGTTTGTACGCCTTGTCAAGGGGTGTCATTCCAATCCGAATCTTCCGCGGCGAGGGGAATCGATGTGGCACCGTCTGTTGTTGGTCAGAGAGGTATTGTCGGGGTTGGCAGTCGCGCATGCCACAACGGTGTGCGTTTTTCTCTTCTGGTACAATACCTGCAATGCGTCTTCATCATTGGTCACGTATCACGAGAATATACGTCTTATGCTCCGCTACCTTCGCCTGTTTGCCCTCTTTGCTCACAATAGCTTACAAATCGCCCTCGAGTATCGAGTCAATTTTGTCACCGCCCTGTTTCAGAGCACCTTGTGGCTCGCATGGGGTGTGCTCGGTACGCTCGTGTTCTTCCAGTTTAGCGGCACGCTCGGCGGCTGGACGTTGCCGCAAGCGTTGCCGGTTGTCGGTCTCTTTCGTATCTTCGAGGGCTTGATCGATGGTATTATGCGCCCCAACATTACCCGCATCGTCGAACATATTCAGAAAGGGACACTCGATTTTGTGTTAGTCAAGCCGGTTGATAGCCAATTTATGGCGTCACTGCGCCAGATTAATCTGCTTGTGCTACCCGATCTGCTAGTGGGCTTTGGATTGATCGGTTACGGTCTCTGGATGGGGCGGATGTGGCCGACGCCGCTGCAACTGCTCGCCTTCGCCTTCCTGCTCGCCTGCGGGATCGTGATGGCATACGCGATTTGGATGTTGCTGGTGACAACTGCCTTCTGGCTGGTGCAAGTCGAGAATGTCACCGAACTGCTCACTGCCATCTATGAGACGGGGCGCTTTCCGGTAACGGTCTATAGCCCGACGATCCGATTGGTTTTGACGTTTATCATCCCAATCGCCTTCCTCACCACCTTCCCGGCAGCGGCACTCATCGGTCTGCTGGATCCGCTCTACCTTGCGCTCGCGCCGGTAGTCGCCGGTGTGTTACTCCTGGCGTCGCGCTTGTTTTGGCGTGTTGGACTACGCTCATACACGAGCGCCTCATCATAACCAATCTAATCTGCCACCGCCAACCCCAACGCCTCGCGTGCTGCACCGGCTACAAACAGCGAACCGGTAACGCAGATCAGGTCAGCGGGTCCGGCTAAGGTGCGTGCTGTCGCAATCGCTTCGGCCACGACAGGCACGATGGTCATGGGCGCACTCGCGAACGGTTCAACCTCAGCCGCGATGCGGTCGAGGTCCATCGCTTTGGGATGGCTCGAACGGGTAATGATGATGTGATCGGCGTGTGGAGCGAGTGCGGCAGCGATGGCAGCAATATCTTTATCGCGGGATGTACCGAGCACGAGAATAAACCGGCGATGTGGTAATTCTTGCTCGATAGCCTGCCACAACTTTACTGCCGAATCACCATTGTGGGCACCATCGATGAGGATACGCGGTCGACCATCGATCACCTCAAACCGGCCCGGCCACCACGCTTCGGCTAACCCGCGCCGGATCGCGGCATCGTCAATCGCAATCCCCTGCCCGCGCAACAGCAACGCTGCTCCCATCGCCAACCGCGCATTTTCTCGTTGGAACGTGCCGTGCAACTTGCCCGGCTGCGGCGGGGCGGGATAAGCCAGTCGTGTTGTCGTCCCAACCCATGGCTCAACTGCTGGTTCGGCCGCAAGCCAGAGTGGTGCGCCAACCATCTGCGCTTCAGCCGCAATCACTTCGGCGGCATCGGCCTGTTGGGGGACACTAATCGCCGGTTGCCCAGAACGGATAATTCCGGCTTTGTTAAAAGCTATCTTGTCTAACGTTGGTCCTAGTATTGCCATGTGGTCATAGCTGATCGAGGAAATCACTGCGACCAGCGGTGTGATCGTCGCCGCCGCGTCATACCTTCCCCCCAAACCAACCTCGACGACGGCCAAATCGACCTGTTCGGCGACAAAATGGCGCATCGCCATCACAAAACCAATATCGAACGTGCTAGGCCGGCCATAGGTCGCTCCGTCAAACCCCTCTACCACCGGCAGTACTGCATTGACTAACTCGACCAGCGTCTGCTGACTAATCGGCTCAC includes the following:
- a CDS encoding bifunctional folylpolyglutamate synthase/dihydrofolate synthase, with translation MSITTYQAALDYIYSFIDPTRQGSPDPAIAQRGLDRITALLRDAGNPHQQLRAVVVAGTKGKGSTCAMIEAMARAAGLKVGLWTSPHLSSYRERIQIDREPISQQTLVELVNAVLPVVEGFDGATYGRPSTFDIGFVMAMRHFVAEQVDLAVVEVGLGGRYDAAATITPLVAVISSISYDHMAILGPTLDKIAFNKAGIIRSGQPAISVPQQADAAEVIAAEAQMVGAPLWLAAEPAVEPWVGTTTRLAYPAPPQPGKLHGTFQRENARLAMGAALLLRGQGIAIDDAAIRRGLAEAWWPGRFEVIDGRPRILIDGAHNGDSAVKLWQAIEQELPHRRFILVLGTSRDKDIAAIAAALAPHADHIIITRSSHPKAMDLDRIAAEVEPFASAPMTIVPVVAEAIATARTLAGPADLICVTGSLFVAGAAREALGLAVAD
- the hflX gene encoding GTPase HflX; its protein translation is MVRMLERSKETAINEIRTHDGKRLHPTTMPRRRALLVGTEIASFRSPWPVEDSLDELALLAKTADLEVVGRIFQRLPEPQPKFFIGPGKVKEVAALREQTQADLIVFDDELSPAQIRNLEEELQTQVIDRTALILDIFARHARTHEGRLQVELAQYQYLLPRLRRQWTHLERQTGTSGGTSAGGMVGLRGPGETQLEIDRRLIERRIAWLKEQLADVHRHRELYRQRRRQTGVPIIALVGYTNAGKSTLLNAMTGADVLAEDKLFATLDPTTRQVLLPGNTVALMTDTVGFIQKLPPQLIAAFRATLEEIEEADLLLHVVDVTHRNAQEHAQTVEQTLRELKVDHKPILTVLNKIDLLEGATAEGIDQIAAEMGLPGDIVAVSARRGWGLQTLGERIVATLAQRMVRVDALIPYQRNDLVALWRQRGVIEFEEFSSDGAHIVGRLPPALAPQFARFARA
- a CDS encoding ABC transporter permease, which gives rise to MLRYLRLFALFAHNSLQIALEYRVNFVTALFQSTLWLAWGVLGTLVFFQFSGTLGGWTLPQALPVVGLFRIFEGLIDGIMRPNITRIVEHIQKGTLDFVLVKPVDSQFMASLRQINLLVLPDLLVGFGLIGYGLWMGRMWPTPLQLLAFAFLLACGIVMAYAIWMLLVTTAFWLVQVENVTELLTAIYETGRFPVTVYSPTIRLVLTFIIPIAFLTTFPAAALIGLLDPLYLALAPVVAGVLLLASRLFWRVGLRSYTSASS